The Brachyspira hyodysenteriae ATCC 27164 sequence AATATCTGCAGTTTTCATTTTGCAAGCCATTATCTTTTAAATATTTGATAGTCTTATTAATAATTTCTATTTGTTCTTTTATAGGAGTTAATTCCAATTTTCTTGATTTAATCAAATAAGCAGCATCTGAAAACAATTTAGAGCATTCTTCAATATCATCTATATTATTAAATGATTCATAAATACCATTTTCATTAAAGAATTTTTCTATTACAGCATTTTTTTCCATATTATTCTCCTCTATTTTATTATTGCTTATACTTTTTTCATTGTCTCTCATTTGAATTAATGCAGAATAAAGAGATATATATTTTTCATATTTTTTTAAAAAATCATACTTATTTAAAATATTATCATCTATAAAAGCGGAAATATCATTATGAGATAAATAACAAATTCTATTATTTTTTTCTAATTCAGATGTTAATTTTTCGCTTAATGAATATGATTCTTTACCATATTTAGTTAAAAATACAATAAATAATTTATTTTCATTTACATATTTTTTTTCAAGTCTGTCATTATAATAATCTTCTAATTGATATTCTAATTCATTTGCATTAATCTTATTTTCCAAAATAATTTCAAAATCATTATTATATATTAGTAAATCAATTCTTCTTCCATTTTTTGTCATTATTTCTGTATCAACATTAATATCATTATTTATACTAATATCATTATGTTTTAATGTATCTTTAATAATGTAATTAGAAAAATCTTTTGCTAAATTAATTTCTATATCATTAAAA is a genomic window containing:
- a CDS encoding PD-(D/E)XK nuclease family protein gives rise to the protein MENTELLNIFNLFLKEKNNIINNFKEERKKRIPKFNVIEPWSNNEVYNSKLLAEMLKIDFIFNDIEINLAKDFSNYIIKDTLKHNDISINNDINVDTEIMTKNGRRIDLLIYNNDFEIILENKINANELEYQLEDYYNDRLEKKYVNENKLFIVFLTKYGKESYSLSEKLTSELEKNNRICYLSHNDISAFIDDNILNKYDFLKKYEKYISLYSALIQMRDNEKSISNNKIEENNMEKNAVIEKFFNENGIYESFNNIDDIEECSKLFSDAAYLIKSRKLELTPIKEQIEIINKTIKYLKDNGLQNENCRYLDEEIFKGNIINNKDANSTPIIININNNLTIKLFISKKTCYLSIFSNSGNIINKLNELKMKDEIRKIFGKYELREGKNDPEPDDYLYVYYFLIGKNDDYKEIGSIIINLYNYLQSQNF